From Sporosarcina sp. Marseille-Q4943, the proteins below share one genomic window:
- a CDS encoding HNH endonuclease, with product MLLTESISNPLVILVEKSTGGDEVGISIGDSCTLYKRCKICQEYKNKMSFPSLGGKGRSEGKRRSFCYDCKDRRHERIIEPVKEYSYDTSILDANSEITIRGRTLNNRRYESVISYEKAKRLVEEGTAGIYHSTLIHHFYNRRTIKGFILERDDYTCHYCGKYGDTIDHKLPKSKGGLSTIANCVCACSKCNTKKDDMEYDKYMERIQGIIS from the coding sequence TTGCTCCTTACAGAAAGTATAAGTAATCCTCTTGTTATACTCGTAGAAAAGTCGACTGGAGGCGATGAAGTGGGAATAAGTATAGGTGATTCCTGCACTCTTTATAAACGATGCAAAATATGCCAAGAATACAAGAACAAGATGAGTTTTCCGTCACTAGGCGGAAAGGGCAGGAGCGAAGGGAAAAGAAGGTCGTTTTGCTATGATTGTAAAGATCGCAGGCATGAAAGAATCATTGAACCAGTCAAGGAATATAGTTATGACACTTCTATTCTCGATGCGAACAGTGAAATAACAATCCGGGGACGCACCTTGAATAATCGCAGATATGAAAGTGTTATCAGCTATGAAAAAGCAAAGAGATTAGTGGAAGAAGGTACGGCAGGAATCTACCACAGTACGCTGATTCATCATTTTTATAATAGGAGAACTATAAAGGGATTTATATTAGAACGTGATGACTATACGTGCCACTATTGCGGAAAGTATGGAGATACGATTGATCATAAGCTCCCCAAGTCAAAAGGTGGTCTTAGCACGATAGCGAACTGCGTCTGTGCCTGCTCAAAGTGTAATACCAAAAAGGATGACATGGAGTATGACAAGTATATGGAAAGAATTCAGGGAATCATTTCCTGA